From Faecalicatena sp. Marseille-Q4148:
AATCTGGACGGCCTTTTCGATAACGTCAATCAGAGCGTTGGCGAAATCGCCACACAGGTAGGCACGACCCCGGCGGACTGGAACGCCGGGGTCTTTTCCATGATACGACAGATCTCCGAAACTGCCATTCTGCCAATCGCCGGGGTCATCCTCACTTTTGTTATGACCTATGAACTGATACAGATGCTCATAGAACGCAACAACCTCCATGAAGTTGACACATGGATGTTTTTTAAGTGGGTGTTCAAAACCTTTGTGGCTGTGATGATCCTGACGAATACCTTCAATATCGTGCTGGCGGTCTTTGATGTGAGCCAGCATGTGATCCAGCAGTCAGCGGGCATTATCCAGAACGGGACAGAAATCACGCCGGATGTGCTGGACAGTCTGCGGACAGAGCTTGAGGCGATGGAGTTAGGCCCTCTGTTCGGACTCTGGCTCCAGTCCTTCCTGATCCAGCTTACCATGATTGCCTTAAACATCGTGATTTTCGTCATCGTATATGGCCGTATGATTGAAATTTATTGCGCGTCCAGAAGCACCGCTTTTCATCCAAAGGCGGTGTGCGGGCATTTTGGGAACCCGGCTTTAGCAAGCCGGTAAAGAAAAGTATCAAAGACGTGAAAAGCGTCACTTTAGCGTCATCCGATTTACCCCGGAAGGAAACCACAAGGGGGACAATAGCGTATCGGAAAAATCGCAAGTTGGGAAAACCATCTACCCACGACTGAGCGGCAAGACGCAACATTGTGAATGAGGAGCAAGGCTAAACTGCTTTAAGGGCAGTCCGAGGCGGGATACTCGACCCGGCGGCGCAGGATGGTTGTATTCGCCGTATGTCATAGCGGAATGTGACAGGTAAACACAGACCGCACGATACTTATGACAGCCAGCCGCAGTAAGCGGAAAAGGACGAAAACCCACTACCGACATCACAATACGCTTTTCCCAAAGTGTCTAACTGGAGATTGCCTAGACCGGAACGCCGGAACTATCCGGCTATGCGTAATGCCGCAAGGCGATAAATTTCAAGGGGTAAAAACCCAAGAAAGATGACGCTGAATATCCGGCATGGCAACGGAGCCTCCGTAGTAGTCCGAGGGCGGGAAAGCCGTCTACATGGCGAAGGGAGGCAGGATGTCAACCAATTCATAAAAAGGAAAGGTGCGTGAGGCATTATGAGAAGTCCTGAAAATGTGTTGAAAAGCCTAAAATCCAAGGCGTGTAACAAGAGTTACAAGTACGAGCGGTTATACCGCAACCTGTACAATCCACAATTCTATCTGCTGGCATATCAGCGGATACAGGCGAAACCAGGCAACATGACAGCCGGAACAGACGGCAAAACCATTGACGGAATGGGAATGGCAAGGATAAACGCCCTCATTGAAAAGATGCGGGATTTTAGTTATCAGCCTAACCCGGCAAGGAGAACGTATATCCCGAAATCCAATGGGAAAATGCGTCCTCTGGGGATACCGTCATTCGACGATAAACTGATACAGGAGGTGGTGCGGCTCATCTTAGAGAGTATTTATGAGCCAACCTTTAGCGATTATTCCCACGGTTTCCGTATAAACAGAAGCTGTCATACGGCACTCAAATATGTGCAGAAATATTTTACGGGGACAAAGTGGTTCGTTGAGGGAGATATAAAGGGCTGTTTTGACAACGTAGACCATCATGTGTTGATTGCTATTTTGCGAAAGCGGATTGCAGACGAACATTTCATCGGTCTGCTCTGGAAGTTCTTGAAAGCCGGATATATGGAGGATTGGAATTATCACAATACTTATTCCGGCACTCCGCAAGGCTCCATCATCAGCCCCATCCTTGCAAACATCTACATGAACGAACTGGATAGTTATATGGCAGAGTATGCAGAGAAATTCAACTGCGGAAACCGCCGTAAAATCAATCCTACGTTCAAGAAGAAGTTGGATGTCTGCCGGGGGAAAGAACAAAGGCTTAAAAGAAATATCTCTAAAATGAGCGTGGAAGAAAAAGAGGGCTTAATTGCAGAAATCCGGGAACTGCGGCGTAGTCTGAAATCTATACCGTATAGCGATCAGATGGACGATAGCTATAAACGGCTTTGCTATATCCGATACGCCGATGATTTCTTAATCGGAGTTATCGGCAGCAAAGAGGACGCAGAACAGATTAAACAAGATGTAGGCTGCTTTATCCGGGACAAACTCCATCTGGAAATGTCCGAGGAAAAGACATTGATTACTCATGGACACGACGCTGCGAAGTTCTTGGGATATGAGGTCACAATCGCCAAAGGCGAACACAACAAAAAGACCAAAACCGGGGCTACCAGACGGGTAAACAATGGAAAAGTCTTACTTTATGTTCCCCATGATAAGTGGGTAAAACGACTGTTCTCCTACAATGCCCTCAAGATTAAATACGACAAACAAAATGGAAACAAAGAGGTTTGGGAACCTGTCCGGCGCACTCGCCTGTTGCACTTGGACGATTTGGAAATCCTAAACCAATACAACGCAGAAATCCGTGGATTGTATAACTACTACCGACTTGCAAACAACGTGTCTGTACTCAACAACTTCTACTATGTAATGAGATACAGTATGCTCAAAACCTTTGCTGGAAAATATCGGACACGAATCAGCAGAATTATCCGCAAGTACCGTCAAGGAAAAGATTTTGTTGTGGAATATCCGAAGAAAAACGGCAAGGTCGGAAAGGTACTGTTTTACAATAATGGGTTCCGCCGGGACACTAAAGTAGAAAGCGGAAATCCTGATATAGTAGCAAGAATTTTTGAGAATTACGGGCGTAATAGCCTTATAAAAAGATTG
This genomic window contains:
- a CDS encoding group II intron reverse transcriptase/maturase, whose amino-acid sequence is MRSPENVLKSLKSKACNKSYKYERLYRNLYNPQFYLLAYQRIQAKPGNMTAGTDGKTIDGMGMARINALIEKMRDFSYQPNPARRTYIPKSNGKMRPLGIPSFDDKLIQEVVRLILESIYEPTFSDYSHGFRINRSCHTALKYVQKYFTGTKWFVEGDIKGCFDNVDHHVLIAILRKRIADEHFIGLLWKFLKAGYMEDWNYHNTYSGTPQGSIISPILANIYMNELDSYMAEYAEKFNCGNRRKINPTFKKKLDVCRGKEQRLKRNISKMSVEEKEGLIAEIRELRRSLKSIPYSDQMDDSYKRLCYIRYADDFLIGVIGSKEDAEQIKQDVGCFIRDKLHLEMSEEKTLITHGHDAAKFLGYEVTIAKGEHNKKTKTGATRRVNNGKVLLYVPHDKWVKRLFSYNALKIKYDKQNGNKEVWEPVRRTRLLHLDDLEILNQYNAEIRGLYNYYRLANNVSVLNNFYYVMRYSMLKTFAGKYRTRISRIIRKYRQGKDFVVEYPKKNGKVGKVLFYNNGFRRDTKVESGNPDIVARIFENYGRNSLIKRLQANRCEWCGAENVPLEIHHIRKLKDLSGRKQWEIAMIGRKRKTMALCIDCHDKLHAGKLD